Part of the Nitrospirota bacterium genome is shown below.
CCGATTCTTCTTTTAAGAAAAGCCTCAACTGCCACCTCGTTTGCGGCATTAAGCACAGCAGGAACTGTTCCGCCCATCCTGAGTGCTTTGTATGCATAAGAAAGGCATGGGAAACCTTCTGGGTCAGGTGACATAAAAGTTAGTTTTCCCACATCCGAAAGGTCAAGAGGAGGTATTACATCATTGAGTCTTTCGGGATACGAAAGGGCATAGGCAATAGGTGCTTTCATATCAGGCAGAGACATCTGAGCTATATTACATCCGTCATTTAGCTCTACGATAGAGTGTATTATGCTTTCGGGATGGATGAGGACCTTTATCTTAGAAGGCTCTATGCCAAAAAGATAATGTGCCTCCATGACCTCAAAGCCTTTATTCATGAGTGTTGCGGAATCCACTGTGATTTTTCTGCCCATCTTCCAGCTTGGATGCCTGAGTGCATCCTCTACTGTTACATTTATAAGCTCGTTTTTTTGCATGCCTATGAAAGGCCCGCCTGATGCAGTAAGGACGATTCTCCTTACATCCTTAATGTTTTTTCCTTCGAGGCACTGGAGAATCGCACTGTGCTCGCTGTCAACAGGAAGAATCCTTACATTTCTTTTTTTTGCCTCTGCCATAACAATCTCACCTGCTGAAACGAGGGATTCTTTATTGGCAAGCCCTATGGTCTTACCTGCCCTTATAGCAGAAAGGGTTGGGACCAACCCGGCAAAGCCAACAATGGCAGAAAGGACAAAATCCGATTTTTTGTATCCAGCTACTCTTTTGATTCCCTCGGTTCCTTCAAAGACTGAGACCAAGGTTTGCCTTTTTATCGCATCAGCTGATTTGCCATCTAAGACGGCAACTATCTCGGGCTTAAACTCTTTTATCTGATTAAGAAGCAACCTGTGGTTACATCCTGCTGTAAGTCCTACGACCCTAAAGCTATCCCTATGCCT
Proteins encoded:
- a CDS encoding 1-deoxy-D-xylulose-5-phosphate reductoisomerase; the encoded protein is MKRITILGSTGSIGRSALNVIRRHRDSFRVVGLTAGCNHRLLLNQIKEFKPEIVAVLDGKSADAIKRQTLVSVFEGTEGIKRVAGYKKSDFVLSAIVGFAGLVPTLSAIRAGKTIGLANKESLVSAGEIVMAEAKKRNVRILPVDSEHSAILQCLEGKNIKDVRRIVLTASGGPFIGMQKNELINVTVEDALRHPSWKMGRKITVDSATLMNKGFEVMEAHYLFGIEPSKIKVLIHPESIIHSIVELNDGCNIAQMSLPDMKAPIAYALSYPERLNDVIPPLDLSDVGKLTFMSPDPEGFPCLSYAYKALRMGGTVPAVLNAANEVAVEAFLKRRIGFNDIPAIIKDTIRSHTKKDITGIESVIEADNWARKLSGDLIGSKERVFRKT